The sequence CCCCGTGGCGAGGCCGTGCAGCAGACCGCGCGAGCGGAACCAGTAGACGTACGCGAAGGCGCCGTAGAAGAACAGCCCCTCAATGCACGCCGCGAAGCAGATCAGGTTCAGCAGGAAGCGGCGGCGGTCGGCCTTCGTCTCCAGCCGGTCGATCGACTCGACCGAGTCCATCCACTTGAAGCAGAACTGCGCCTTCTCGCGGATCGAGGGAATGTTCTCGACCGCCGCGAACGCCGCCGCCCGGTCGTCCGGGTCGGGCAGGTACGTGTCCAGCAGCGTCAGATAGAACTGGACGTGCACGGCCTCCTCGAACAGCTGGCGCGACAGGTAGAGCCGCGCCTCCGGGGAGTTGATGTGCTTGTACAGCGTCAGCACGAGGTTGTTGGCGACGATCGAGTCACCGGTCGCGAAGAACGCCACCAGCCGGCCGATCAGGTGCTGCTCGGCGGGCGACATCTTGGCCAGGTCCGCCACGTCGGAGTGGAGGTCGACCTCCTCCACGTGCCAGGTGTTCTTGATCGCGTCCCGGTAGCGCTCGTAGAAGTCCGGGTAGCGCATGGGCCGCAGGGTCAGTTCGAAGCCCGGGTCGAGCAGGTGCTTCGTGTCGTTCGAACTCATTACTGGCAGGCCTCGCAGGACTCGGGGTTTTCCAGGGAGCAGGCGATGGCGTCCGCGTCGGGCGCCTGTGCCTGCTGTACGGGAATGGGGGCGGCGTCCGCGGCCCGGCCGGACGCGGCGCGGGCGATGCGCGTCGCAGGGCGCGAACGCAGGTAGTACGTCGTCTTCAGCCCCTGCTTCCAGGCGTACGCGTACATCGAGGAGAGCTTGCCGATCGTCGGCGTCTCCAGGAACAGGTTCAGCGACTGGCTCTGGTCGAGGAACGGCGTACGGGCCGCCGCCATGTCGATCAGTCCGCGCTGCGGGATCTCCCACGCGGTGCGGTACAGCGCCCGCACGTCCGCGGGGATCCACGCGAAGCCCTGCACCGAGCCGCTCGCCTCGCGCAGCGCCTCCCGGGTCCGCGCGTCCCACACGCCGAGCCGCTTCAGCTCGTCCACCAGATAGCCGTTGACCTGGAGGAACTCACCGCTCAGCGTCTCGCGCTTGAAGAGGTTGGAGACCTGGGGCTCGATGCACTCGTAGACCCCCGCGATCGAGGCGATCGTCGCGGTCGGGGCGATCGCCAGGAGCAGCGAGTTGCGCATCCCGGTCTTCGCGATCCGGGCGCGCAGGGCGTCCCAGCGCTCCGGCCAGTTCGGCTCGGTGTCGTAGTGGTCCGGGTGCAGCACCCCGCGCGCGGCCCGGGTCTCGGACCAGGCGGGGAGGGGGCCCGACCTCTCGGCGAGGTCGCAGGACGCCTCGTAGGCGGCGAGCATGACGCGCTCGGCGATCTTCGTGGAGAGCGCGCGGGCCTCGGGGGAGTCGAACGGCAGCCGCAGCTGGAAGAAGACGTCCTGGAGGCCCATGGCGCCCAGGCCCACCGGCCGCCAGCGGGCGTTGGAACGGCCGGCCTGCTCGGTCGGGTAG comes from Streptomyces sp. Mut1 and encodes:
- a CDS encoding ribonucleotide-diphosphate reductase subunit beta translates to MSSNDTKHLLDPGFELTLRPMRYPDFYERYRDAIKNTWHVEEVDLHSDVADLAKMSPAEQHLIGRLVAFFATGDSIVANNLVLTLYKHINSPEARLYLSRQLFEEAVHVQFYLTLLDTYLPDPDDRAAAFAAVENIPSIREKAQFCFKWMDSVESIDRLETKADRRRFLLNLICFAACIEGLFFYGAFAYVYWFRSRGLLHGLATGTNWVFRDETMHMNFAFEVVDTVRKEEPELFDDALEQQVTDMLKEAVEAELQFGRDLCGEGLPGMNTESMREYLECVADQRLTRLGFPAMYGSQNPFSFMELQGVQELTNFFERRPSAYQVAVEGTVGFDDDF